In Panicum virgatum strain AP13 chromosome 5K, P.virgatum_v5, whole genome shotgun sequence, the genomic window TGCACTGTGTACCAACATATGTGGTAATGGAATGATGAGTTTTCTGTGTTTGAACATAAACTGAAATTTCTTCTCAACTTTTGGCTGCTGGAAGCGTAAATGTGAAAAAGAAGCATCCATTCTCAACATATATTTTTCCTAATGAACTAACCCAGTGATGAAATAGCATTGCTTCTCGTAATCTTTATTGTCCTATTTTCACTTCAGTTCTCATTTAGAATTATTCCAAGAATCGTCAGCATCTATAGCTAATTCTTGTTGCTGAATTTTCCAAATGGCATTAGGTATCCAGCTCACATAACCCTTCTGCGTGGAAACCATGAAAGTAGGCAGCTGACACAGGTATGTCCTGGTACGGAAAAACTGATAATTCTATGCAGAAGCCATTTTTGCTGCAAATAAACGTCCGTATCTGATGTATGATCTCATGATTCTTAtgttttactctcaacttgtgAGCTCAAAAGGTCACCGCGCATGGTGCCTCTTAAATTGTTTTTGGTCTTATTCAATCTGTGCAAAGGCTATATGTTTATATCATCATATGGTTATATGTTTTAGCTTTAATATACATTGCATGATTGTATCCATACTGTACCGCAAATAGCTGATACAAATGACATGCTAACTTAACGCTTATATTATATGCAGGCATACTAATAATACTCTGACTTATCTTTAGGTGTATGGTTTCTACGATGAGTGCCAGAGGAAGTATGGTAATGCCAATGCATGGCGGTACTGCACTGATGTTTTTGATTACCTTACACTTTCAGCGATCATTAATGGCCAAGTAAGTTCCTTCTGGCAAAGAATTGCAGGTTGTCAAATCATGTTATTTGGGCCAAGCCATGCTTAAATTATATGCTGATTCAGGTCCTCTGTGTTCATGGCGGTCTTTCTCCTGATATACGCACAATTGATCAGGTTCGTGGCTTTTCTTCTGTAGATTTCTTATAATCGTCGGTCAATATGGATGTTAATGAAACCTTGCTCAAGTGTGATCCTTCCTGTCCATTTTATAGGATTCCAAATTTTCTGTCGTGTAGGTATGTCATAGTGAAAATATAGAAAGTGGAAATACATTTCGCTTGCTCTGTAAAAGGACAGTAGAAATGTAGGATGCCAAATTTCCTCTTTTATTCTAAATGTTTGCGATATTATCTCCTTTAGTACTAAGAATGATTGTCATCTATGAGCCATTGGAAAGTAACTGGTCCTTAGCATTGTTGACTCATTTTGTCTAGAATAGTAGAGCACATGATTCTGGGGTTGATTTAGTCCATAGCTTTGCTTACCCATTTTTCTGAAGAATAATAGGGTACATGATTCTGGGGTTGGTTTTTCTTATTAATAAATGTTTCAATGAGATTAAACATTTGATTATCTTTTCTCACCAGATACGGACAATTGATCGCAATTGTGAAATTCCCCATGAAGGTCCTTTCTGCGATCTTATGTGGAGTGACCCTGAAGAGATAGAGACATGGGCTGTTAGTCCCCGTGGAGCAGGTTGGCTGTTCGGATCACGAGTCACCGCAGAGGTGTGCATACAATCTTGTTATTTTATTATTCTGAATTGCATTTTTAATTCACTCCTAATAAATTTAACTTTTTGCTATACAGTTCAACTTTGTTAACGGTATCGAGCTAGTTTGCCGGGCTCACCAGCTGGTGCAGGAAGGCTTGAAGTACATGTTTCAGGAGAAGGGCCTTGTGACTGTGAGTTCTTTATTCACATGTTGATTCGCTCTAGATACTGCATACTGCCATACTGGTAGCATCATATAAGTAGTTTGTGTTTTTATTTCAGTGTGATTATTTGAATTGTTTGTGATGCtcatatagttttttttttgctattttttccCCAGGTGTGGTCTGCACCTAATTATTGCTACAGATGTGGCAACGTAGCTTCTATATTAAGCTTCGATGAGAAGATGGTATGTTAGTTCTTTTATCTAGAAGGATTTTCTTGCAGTCTTTTGCATACCTGATTACTTTTGAGTCAATTCATACAATAAATTCAgctcaatcttctgcaggtttTATTGTGCGTATATACATGCACTTTTTGTTGAGATAATTGTTTCTAGATTAGTAACATAAAAGCAACAAGTGTTTCTGGCCAGTATTTTACTATTTCAGATCTTTTACTTTAGTGATGTGGATACACAAGTTAATGTTACAAGTACAGATAAGTGGGTCACAAGCATctatcctttgttcgggctatACCAAGTATGTGTTAGGAAATTTTCTATACTTGCTAGTGATAGGCGGAGGTTGGATCCAAAACAAGAATAAAGCTAGTGTCTTCCAATAGAAGCAGGGTTTGAGTTGATTGTCAATAGAAATAATTGAAATGTTGCCTAACCGCATCAACCATTCTTTTTGTGGGATCAAGACCCTGTGTGTTGTAGTGATTCATCAGCAACAATTCTGCATACGCGGGTTTGTCTTTGGCTGAGGAAGGGGCTAGAAGTTGCCATGGAAAAGCAAACTCTCTTCATTTTTTTGGCATTAAGTACCAGAAGACCTCTGATTCTTTTTTGCATCATCACATCTGATTGCTCCGAGTTTTGCATCACCTTGTGTCGTGTATCTTATTTATGACTGTACGGTGGCACGTCCCACTGCACTTTTCCTAACTTACACAAAACAGTGTCATGATATGTAGCTGATGCTGTTCTATTCTATACTTCTGTGTTTCCAGGAAAGAGATGTCAAGTTCTTCACAGAGACGGAGGAGAACAACCAGATGCGAGGCCCAAGGACCGCAGTTCCATATTTCCTCTGACTTCAATTGTACAATTTTAGAAGTCAAATGTTTTAATCTGTAAGGGCTAAAGATCAACCAGAGGTTGTTTATTGTTGTAGGTTCAGATCATAGTGCAATCTGATGCATTtgatttctctattttctttGACCACATGTACAATAGACCATCGGGGGTGCCAAATGTTCCTGTATTCCTTCCGTGACACTGTCAAGTTTTGTTTCTAATTTATTTCACGTGCTATTTATCATCGTGATCTCGTGGACATCGCATGCGCCGTGCAGCAGAGAAGTTGCTGTTGGCTTATTTCTTTTATTTCTGATGTTAGATTTTTTCCTTTAGTTTGCCCTCACCTGGTAAGATATTCTTCTAAGCATCTCGTGTACGCACTTCCTGGCATATATTCTTAGGTTTCTTTTTTGTTGAATGGTTCCTGGTATTTGTTCTGTAAATGCAGATTTTTTTTAGACGATTCTGTAATGCAGTTTGATTCTGCATAATTGGCCACTCCTGGTCTTATTTATTTGCGAGCGTTTACCGTGAGAGACGCACTGAACTCCTTATCCAATGATGGTTTATGCTTCACAGTGCCCCGAATTCATAACCGGGTTACGCACGAAAGTAACAGCTGCAACGTTTTAACCGCAGCGTTAGCATGCATACTAAGTTACCAACTGCCAAGCACCTGCTCGCCACCGGCCAGTGGCCACTGACCAAGCACACAACTGCACAAGCGGTGCGCCGTGCGCACGGCAGACGCCACGAGGAGATGCCTGCGCCGCGCGGCGGGGGTTGCGGGCTCACGGCGTGTCGCCCACCTGCCGCTCCTCCAACGGAGCGGAGAAGGCATGCCCTCCGCTACCGGTCTCCTCCCTCGCCCGCCCACCGGGGCCAACGAATCTCTCACCTCCCTAACCGCACGCGACGCACACAGACGCCGCCTGGAGGTCGGCACCAGGCCTCGTCTTCGGCGCCCGACAGCGACCGCCGGTTCGCATCGCCCTCCAGGCTCCGGCCTCCGCCCCCCTTTTTTTCGCTGCTAGCTAGATGCACCCGTGAATAAAATTAGCTGCCCACCCACACGGGCAGCCTTTGGGTTTGGGCGGCGCCGCGCCAGTGCCCACTGCCCAGTGCCGTTGCCGGCGTGCCGCGGCCTCAGATGAGATGCTCGTCGTCCTCACGTGCACGGGGACGGGGAACCCACCGGGCAGCCGGAATCGCTTAAACAAAAGACTCTTCGGCTGATCGCATAAATAGTATATAACTAATAGAATGAATAATATTATgtaagaaaaaataaattaaaataaattgAGACAAGACAAGCCGTGCATGTCCACCGGTGTCAGGTCGTGGCGCGCGCTCGACCGcttgtgcgcgcgcgcgcgcggcaagACTGCGCTGCTGCCAACGGCAGGTCAAACAACAGCAGACTGCTAAATCAGGGCATCTTTCTTTCGGCTCGTGCTCGTGGTTCCTGGCCCTTTTCCCGGTTCTCATGATCGTTCAGGTGGGGGCGGCGATCAGAGACCATTTTTTTTTACAGCGAGATATAAGAAATTAATTTAGGAAGTACTTTTCGTCCTGACTTTGCTCCCACTTCATTTAATATACCCGCAGTGGAGTatgtgtattttttttaacGCAAATGAATGCGCCATACGTATGTTTGACCGGCAACTGATCGACGGTTCACCAGTCCACTTCCCAACAGCAGCAGTACTCAACAACCTATCAAAGGGCGAAAATAATCCTTCgttcttcttttttgtttttgtttcttttgcgGAATGATGGATGGGAGATGCAAATGGTAAATGTAGCTCTTACTCGCATTAAAACAAAAAGGGTAGATGTAGCTCTTGCATGATCGGACCATGTACAGAGAAAAAGACAGAGAAGAATGCACTTGGGCAATTTGCCATGGCTTGTAAGATCGGCGTGATAAAACCGTCGGGATTCGCTGATACCAAGCTAATTAGCTAAACAGAGCCGAGGAGGAGCAAATCTAAACAGCAGCTGATCCTACTCGGCAGATCCTCTGGTTGTGGTTACAACAAAATTGCAGAGGGAAAAAATCGGGGAAATGTCAGTAACTGACTAACTTGACGCTAATAATCTCCTCCGatcccgaggcggcggcggttgacGCGGCGGCACCGGAGGTGGGGGGCTGCTAGGTCGTccggccgccacggccgcgcggCGAGCGCAACCGAGCCTGGGGCTGGCCCTCCTCCCGCCCCATTGCCCGCCtgcgggcggcgccgcccggCAGGAACTCCCCGACCTCGGCATCCGAGAACGACGAGGAGCTCCCCggcgcgagccgccgcctccaccgcccgcAGCACAGCCTCGCGACGCGGAGCGGCGCCCGCGCCACGCAGCAGAGCACGGCCGCGGGCAGGCACGCGCAGAGCAcgcagcacgccgccgcgcactccgccgctgccgcaccgCTCCCGGTGGGGCTCGCGCAAagtggcatttcaagttcattatgatgacttctatagaattactcatgattcatatggagtaaatctatcagcattggaaagaagacagtgcagtctagacaaacccttagagaggagttttgagtccatacggaaatgtcttcacaagatgatcaatgtgaattcaaagactcatttgcttacggttcataccttgacttcctgggaaactaatgaggatttctgggagttgacgcatataagtagtacggaagaatgacaacattacatgcacgcagctcttgaaagtgggtggcctctcgcaatggtaattcagattcaccagaagaccggtgatttaggtgaagggtcaacacacacaacatctgactgcaataaagagatggaagaggataaaggagagaacatgcaagctccagaaccagaaccagaaccacaaggtttagcagatgaaggtGAGCGGATAActggaattgtggaggacatggagaaagaagaccaggatgcacaaataatagagcaatgtggggactcatcggacgatgaggacgatgagcgcttcccagtgtTAGGTAAATGGCGTAAAGAGGGTTTTGgtaatccagtggtacaagatattagatgtccggagtttgaatacagagtgaatgaggtcatacaaggggcaaagtatcgtaccattgaggatatgaaggatgctgtgaagctctgggctgtatctctgaggaaggaattcagagtactgaagtctagcagcaaagaatacgaggtgaggtgtgcagatagagactgtacatggcgagtacatgcatacaagggaaagttcaagacacactggaaatgttcaattgttacaccacatacttgtagattgacaggtgttgcgggacatcatcgtaatatcacatcaactttcgtggctaagaagatgtatggggtgattcttgacaaaatggattatgagcctgcattgataattagggacattgaacagaatttccagtatgtgatcagctatgcaaaggcttggcgggctaaataaaaagtatttgagatgaggtttggcacttatgaagcatcatatgacaacctacctcgtatgcttgaagctattgtgcacagaaatcctggaagtgcttttgatacatacagtgtaccgagcttgtcaggggCGCCAAACATTCtgctgcgagctttcttctgcattggagcatgtgtgagggcattcatttactgtcttcctgttctgtgtattgacggcactttcctgacagggaaatataatggaacaatattgacggcaatcggaattgattgcaacaagcagatagttcccatcgcttttgcctttgttgagaatgagagcACAGaaaagctggtactggtttctcgaacgtctgaagattcacgttgttgctgcaaggcctaatgtttgccttatcagtgataggcatgcaggtctacttgcagctataaggcagctccaagaaggtagtcaatcttcacctcctatatggccagatgttgtcaataggtggtgtgtaaggcatatggctgctaacttttatgagcggttcaagaataaggatctgatgaatttgttcaagcgattgtgcactcagaatcagcagaggaagtttgatgctttgtggggtataattgatgacatgagcgctgaattgcttaagagccaggcctcatcatccagcaggagacgttctacagattcattagtTGGACATGCTAAACCATTTTCACAGTGAATTGATGGTGCtcctaaagagaagtggtcacttctgtatgacacagatgggagacgttatgtgatcgagacgaccaaccatgctgaatgttacaatatggtaatgcgtcgtgttcgtggattttctcttgttggcattgttgagttcatcatgtatggatgtataaggtattttcgggagtgatacgcatcagccgctcccttacttaatgatctaggagtgcatttttgcagaagggtcaatgagtacatggagaaaaaaattgaaacggctcgatttcactcagtcatatcgatgggcacaaaggagcaaagatttgaggtatcatgcagggacaggaccggacagggtgtccgcagacaaagggtaattcaagaagttttgataaccattgacgggagggtgttctgccgatgtcagaagccaaaggtgcatcacttaccatgctcccatgtcatcgtggcttgttctgtatctgggttagatgctgcgtcctatgtttctcaatatttcacaaaagaagccgcatcacagacttggtgtcatgagatatatggcattggtattctaggcccattcactcaaaaaaaatcctcatccaatgctcatccctgatgcagctacgaagcggggcataggccgacggcagacacgtcggatccggaacggaatggacgagtccgaggctggaaagaagaaaaaacgtttcaacttgtgtggagcggacggtcacacttacaagaagtgcccacagctttcagtacccactgctgctgccgaggctggaccttccgggaatccgatggatggatcggctccacctacaagaattcgccgcatctagttgtgcacgtaACAGCTTGCAAAgtatttgtgtgtacgaaactaagtatattatgtatttgtctcgaatttggttgtaacgaatgaaaccttcaatgtaatatgttatgtggtATTTTGTTTAACGTTCTATTTATATTTCGTTCATTGTATCTTATGTGGTATTGTATCATAAATATAATCATTACAATCAAACATAGCAAATATATAagtattgtaattaaaagtACAGGCGTCCCGTCACAATTTACATCACAATCTAAAACTGATGTCCATCATACATCatgtcatgaaatcatctaaatcgtcatcccagttgacagatggtggtgctgtaggtggtgcagcattacttgacaaacctctcgactttccttttctctcttttctggttttAGGTTCATGTATAGGGGAAGGAACACCAGGTGTTCGAGGCCATGATTTGGGGGCATAAAGTCATCCATATCgccatcccagttaacacaactaggtgctcgaggtggtgctgcatgacttgacgaacctccggtcatctgttcttgcggaggccgagaactatcacccgaagatcttttaCACCTCATTTGtttagtttgcggcataactccaccgaagatacataccaatttacgaaaatttggtatcgatttgttaatcaactccgtgtcctcgggataatcctagcatataattacacaataattttactatttcgtaaatatggattacaaataacggacgtgattagaactgaataagagttaccttaatgtgcatctcatacacctctggccgcatccatatcttacaattagtttgtaagaatccaataacatttggatgattcgctagttcacataccctcatgtatatcttccgacgttctagcaggtgttcctttaaatcttgcattgtaatacctcgaaataatgtcaaatctttaaactcaactaatttggacaacaccatctctatcgtaccatctgctaatggatccaacttcttactgattacaagatgtgtcatgatctcaagaattatactagatttttctttggtccatgaaaatccaacagaattggaggcagccattgccttatgctacaataacaataaggtactgtcattctaaatttactattctatatttcactatccaaaaactgaatctattctaattcataattattttagaaacaagtctataatagttgagaaatattggtaacctgcggttcggatccaaaatcctgcagggcttcgccggtttttttacctccctcacccctcctctctccctctcccctctctggatctcgtgggcagaaaatgaaggcgcagagggaaggggcggagttttatatttgaggagggagcctgccgcccccttgccgggcggcagggggcctgccgcccggcagggggtggcaggctccctccaaggacctctgcgcaaaataaatatatttttatttatatataggtccctaccgcccctctgccgggcggtaggggtacaaaactgtaaaacctaaaaccaaaaatatatttctgtaaatttttttttgaaaaatacaaaaataaaaaaacgcggCAGGATGGCGGGGCCGGCCCACGCCTCGTCCACGTACTGCACGATGACGAGCGACTCGCACACGGGCGCGCCGCGGTGGATGAGCACGGGCACCTTCCCGTGCACCGGGTTGGAGCTGAGCAGCAGCGGGCTCTTGCGCTGCAGGTCCTCCTCCACGTACTCGTAGCCGGCCACCCCCTTCACGGCCAGCGCCTGCTGCACCCGGTCCGGATGCAGTacgggctcagccgctcaccCAGCAGCCGCACCTCCGCTCCCGCCGCCATTGCTGCTGCTCCCTGCCGCCCGCGCCTTGCCCGTAGTAAGGCTGATGCCTGTAACTGCAGCTAGGAGAAGCGGCAGTAGCTCTGCTGCCTGCTGGGGGAACAACAACACGGGGGGTATATATTGACCCTGGCTGACGCACAGGGTGATGAAGCTGAATTTGAAAGACGATTACGGACTTGTCTACTGTTTTGCGGTTGTTCGTGCATGCGAGCATAAAATTCTGCGGTAGGTTAAGCTTGAGCAAAGAACCATTGACGTTTCCCTTGGACACTTCAAGCGCAAGATTTGGAATTGGCGACTGCACTCAGGCCTCACCACTGAAGCCGGTGCCCTGACCTTTTGTGGCTGATTATTAGGCGATAGGGACCGTTTCAGATTAATAGATTGGGATTGCAACCCACCTTTTTGTGAATTCTTTCACCCGAGTCCATATACAAAAGCTTCATCTCTCCACTTAAGTTGACATCATAAATTGTGCTAGAAAATTATTTAAAGAATTTCTCGTTGCTATTTTCACAGCTTGATGATTAAGCCAGATGCAGCCAGCATATGAAAATGCAATTACAAATTTTGGTATACAGGCATTATATTATAATCTTTTTAAAGTGTACACTCATTTTGTTACCTCGTCAAGGGTTTTATTTTTGGCCTTCATGTTTTACCCCTTACAGAAATACAATTTTTTGCCTTAATAATGGCTTAACGACTAAGCGAGCATCATAATCCCTATAGAATGTCTAGTTGTTTTGCCCCttacatatatatttttaagAAAATTCTCTTCAAGTTGCTTTTTAGATTGACATTTtgtaatactccctccattcatagATGATAGTCTTATTTCAAAATATGAAAATTTCAAGATTAATAGTCTTATTTGAGCCTACCCACCTATTGCCTCTCAAGTCCAACACCATTAACTGCATAGGAGTAAATTTGTGCCTCAGAAAACGACACAATGTGATAAAAACAGGCTGCATGCCACCACCAAATAAGACTATCATCTTCTTTTCACTAGATAAATAATGAGGGGTAAGTAAGATTGATaagtaaagtttttttttgtcttgatcATTGTGCCCACCCCCAAATAAGACTATCATCtgggaatggagggagtataagaCATCATAAACTATGttagaaaattatttaaggGTTTTCATTcttggttttgtatttttatatCTTGGCAATAAAGGTATATTGTTTTTTAGTATAGTTTATGATGTCAGATATCACGGTTCATAAAATCCTCAACTTTAATACCGTTTGTACAGgggaaaataagaaaaatacatATTTTATTTGGGGTTCCATTGGACCAACTTATTTTACAAACTTACAGGCAGTACTATTTTAATCTAGGCCTCTGTTTCACTCAACAAGTAACGCACAACAGATACCCGCCACTGTTAAATCGCAGTGACAAAAAACAGTAAGGAATCAGCTATAGCCACCTGGCCCAGCAGGTGAAGCCAATTTAGCCAGAAACCCCTTGTAGTGCTCCAAGAGCCTCTCGAATTCCGGCATGGCGTCCTTGACGGCGTCGACGGACAAGAACCGCTCCGCCCACGCCGCCAAACCCGGGAACCTGGCCCCGTCCAGAAGTTTGGTGCCGGACACCTCGTCCACCACCTGGATCCACACCAGGAAGCTCCCCAGCGCAATGTCAGCGAGCCCGATGGCGTCGCCGCCGAAGAAGGCCTTCCCCTTTGAGCACTCCATGAACGCCTGCTCCAGCGTCTCCACCTGGGGGACGACGTTCCCGAACGCCTCTGCTCGCTGGCCATCGGTCGTCGACCTGAAGAGCTCCCTCCACGCTTTGAAAAACTGCGAGCACATCACAGGGaacgaatcatccagtcaagtagctgtaccccccccccccccccccccccccaaaaaaaaaattctcagtGCGAGAAACAAGATTAGCATCGGCACCAACGTAAGGTACCTTGTCGTCGATGAAGGCCGCCCAGAAGCGCGCCGTGGCGCGGTCGCGGGCGTCGGCGGGGAGGAGAGGCGGCCCGGTGCCCGCCCAGGCCTCGTCGACGTACTGCACGACGACGAGCGACTCGCACACCGGGCGGCCGCCGTGGACGAGGACGGGCACCTTCTTGTGCACCGGGTTGGATTTCAGCAGGAGGTCGCTCTTGCTGGAGAGGTCCTCCTCGAGGTACTGGTAGCTGAGCCCCTTCAGCCCCAGCGCCACCTTGGCGCGGATCGCGTACGGGCTGTACCACGAGCCCAGCagctgcagctcgccgccggccgccatcgcCGTCTTGCCGGAGGTTGGCTTGCGCGATGCTTTCTGGAACTCTGGGTCGATCTGCTTTTGGGGGAGAATGAGCGTATACTTAAGTGATGAGCTTAGTTGAGTAGTCAGCTTGGATTTGTTGACCGGTGACGCTGAGGTGGTGACGTGGTGTTTGTAACGCCTCATATTTTGCCGGGGTCACCAAGCCAAATTGACCACGGCACCGCCGAACGACGCGCGCGTTCCGCGTGTCCCGCGTTTTTGCCGTGCCGCCCCTTccttctgctgctgctcgcccACTGCCATCTTTTCCTCCTCCCTCTGTTAGCGAGTGCTCCGTGtgcgcgccatggccgctggTCTACCCGGCTTCCGCCACCGCACGTCGCGGGCCGCCTCCGCGCAACCCTGCGCCGCGCCACGGGGCGTTGCAGCTGTGCCTGGCTGCAGCGTTGCtcgcctcgtcgccggccagTCCCGCCCGCCTGCGcttgcgcagcgccgctgctcgCCATGGCTGCCACCCGCCCCTCCATGCTGAGCCACCACTCGAGCccacgccgccctccaccaATCCCCGAATCCGCTTGCTCTCATCCCAACGAAGCTCACATGCCCGGCCATCACCTCCACGcctcgccggaacgccgccgcagcggcatagccccgctgccggccgccgctcgccgtggagccgccgccacTGGCCACCCTGAGCCCTCAAACCACCACCCACAGGTAGCTCTCGCTCTCCTattcctcctccacccctccctcaCCGCCAGCAAGCCCCCCCATGGTCGGAATCGCCGTTTCCCTTTCTCCCCTCTTCAAAATCGCGACCAGGGACCTTGTGCGACAATTGAAACAAGTTCAGGGGCGTATCTGCACAACTgtagactcatatgaa contains:
- the LOC120707687 gene encoding phytochrome-associated serine/threonine-protein phosphatase-like, whose protein sequence is MDLDLWISKVKEGQHLAEHELQSLCEYVKEILIEESNVQPVNSPVTVCGDIHGQFHDLMKLFATGGHVPETNYIFMGDFVDRGFNSLEVFTILLLLKARYPAHITLLRGNHESRQLTQVYGFYDECQRKYGNANAWRYCTDVFDYLTLSAIINGQVLCVHGGLSPDIRTIDQIRTIDRNCEIPHEGPFCDLMWSDPEEIETWAVSPRGAGWLFGSRVTAEFNFVNGIELVCRAHQLVQEGLKYMFQEKGLVTVWSAPNYCYRCGNVASILSFDEKMERDVKFFTETEENNQMRGPRTAVPYFL
- the LOC120707688 gene encoding probable glutathione S-transferase GSTU6 isoform X1, yielding MAAGGELQLLGSWYSPYAIRAKVALGLKGLSYQYLEEDLSSKSDLLLKSNPVHKKVPVLVHGGRPVCESLVVVQYVDEAWAGTGPPLLPADARDRATARFWAAFIDDKVPYFFKAWRELFRSTTDGQRAEAFGNVVPQVETLEQAFMECSKGKAFFGGDAIGLADIALGSFLVWIQVVDEVSGTKLLDGARFPGLAAWAERFLSVDAVKDAMPEFERLLEHYKGFLAKLASPAGPGGYS
- the LOC120707688 gene encoding probable glutathione S-transferase GSTU6 isoform X2; translated protein: MAAGGELQLLGSWYSPYAIRAKVALGLKGLSYQYLEEDLSSKSDLLLKSNPVHKKVPVLVHGGRPVCESLVVVQYVDEAWAGTGPPLLPADARDRATARFWAAFIDDKFFKAWRELFRSTTDGQRAEAFGNVVPQVETLEQAFMECSKGKAFFGGDAIGLADIALGSFLVWIQVVDEVSGTKLLDGARFPGLAAWAERFLSVDAVKDAMPEFERLLEHYKGFLAKLASPAGPGGYS